ACGCCAACGGACAAGGCGCTCGAACAGGTCGACGCTTGGATGGAGTCGCCGAGTCTGGTCCTGCTGGGCGAAACAGACGGATATTGGCCCTACCTGCGCAAACTCGTTCAGAGCGGGCGTATTGCGGGTCCCATGGTGCATGACGCCCGCGTGGCGTCTCTCTGTATGCAACATGGGGTGCGCGAAATCTGGACTGCGGACCGGGACTTCGGCCGTTTCCCAGGGGTACGCGTGCGCAATCCATTGCTTTGAATCATGATGTTCGCCCACGCTCGAATCACGACGGAGCGCCCGCTGTATTCGCGGTTCCAAGTGCTACCTCGGCGCTGACAACCGTGATTTCCTGCTGGCGCCGGTGAGGGGGCTGACGAACTGAATCGACAAAGTGCGCATGGCCGCGCGAGTATAAGGAAGGGGTGTCGTTGCGGCTTTAACTTCCCTATTATCGGGTTGGCCCGATGCCCCGTGCGCCAACGGGGCCGCCGTCAGAAGGAAGAGCATGGAAACTTGTCTGGGAGAGAGACAATGAGCGAAAAGCAGTGGTATGAGCTCTTATTTGAAGACTACGGGCGAACGTACGACAAGGAACCCTATACGCAAGGCACGCAGGGAGAGTGCGATTTCATCGAGAAGGAACTTCGGTTTGACAAGTCGCTGAAGCTTCTCGATGTCGGCTGCGGGACCGGAAGGCACGCGATTGAACTCGCTAAACGCGGCTATCAGGTGACGGGAATCGATCTGTCCGAATCGCAGCTTGCGAGAGCGCGTGAAAAGGCCACCGAACAACAGGTGAGCGTCGAGTTCTTGCGGCACGATGCACGGGACTTGCCCTTTCACGCTGAATTTGATGCGGCCATCATGCTTTGCGAAGGTGGATTCTCGTTGATGGAAACGGACGAGATGAACTTCGAGATACTGAAGAGCGTGACACGCGCCCTGAAAGACAGGGCGACGTTCCTGTTCACCGCGCTCAACGGCCTGTTCCCGTTGTGCCACAGTATGGAGGCATTTTATGCCGAAGCGAAACTGGAGGGCACTAGCGCCTGCAGGAAGAACCGCTTTGACCTGATGACATTTCGCGATTTCAATATCGCGGAATTCGTGGACGATTCCGGCAACAAGAAAACCCTCTCCTGCAACCAGCGCTACTACGTGCCGAGTGAGATCACCTGGCTGCTGAAGACGCTCGGCTACGCCCGCATCGAAATCTTCGGCGCCAAACTGGGCGCCTTCTCCAGAGACCATTCTCTGACCCCGGAGAATTTCGAGATGCTCGTCGTCGGACACAGGCAGTGATTCGGGATACAAACCAGGCGGTAAGGAATGCACGGCGGCAGAGCGCGCGCTGGCGCCTGATTGGCAGAGGCGAAGGGATTCAAGGGAGACTCCTGGACGAGGACATTCGTGCCGAAGGATTGCTCGCGGGCAGGCCGTCCGGCGAAAGCCGGGCTTCGTTCCAGAAATGGCTCGAAAAGCGCGGAACGGATTGACCTTCTCGCTTCGCGGTGCGATGCGCCACATCAGCCCCGACATGGGGGTTTCCTCCCGGCTTTGGCGTGGGGGCTGGAGAGGTGGTTCATTGCGCTCATGGCCGCGTGAGTTGATTGTGGACACGGCATCGCCCGTGCCGGCATTCCTGCGGTAGGCGCGCGGTCTTCAGCGTGCAGCAGCATCGGGTCAACACATCACGAAAAGCGGTTGAATCTTGTCGAAAGGAATGTGTACAAGGGAGCTTCCAAAGGGACTGTTGCACGATGAGTTGAGGTTGTGTTTCCGGGAGACGGACCATGAGTCTGTTCTGGGTGCCTTTATGTCTTGCGTTTTCCGCAACTCCGTCCGTGCCGTTCTCCGGCGCCGTGGATGCCCGGACTTTCGGGGCAAAGGGCGATGGCGTTACCGATGACACGGCGGCCCTCCAGGCGGCGCTGGATGCCTGTGCCGCACAGGGCGGCGGGGTCGCGTTCCTGCCCGGCGGCGTGTATGTCGTTCGGGGCAATCTGACCGTCCCGGAGTATGTGACATTACAGGGTGCGCTGGGCGGTCCGAGCGCGATGCGCGATCCGAAAGGGACCGTGCTGCACGCGTATGCGGGGCGAGGCGATGAGCAGGGCGCGCCGTTTCTCGCCATGAAGACCGGGTCCGGCATAAGAAGCCTGGCGATTCAGTATCCGGAGCAGACCGGGTCAGAGGTCGTTCCCTATCCGTGGTGTATCGCGGGAAGCGGCGAGGATATTTCCGTCGTCGATTGCATGCTGGTAAACCCGTATCAGGGCGTGGACTTCGGAACTCAGGCTTGTCCGCGGCATTTCATCAGCCGTCTGTATGGTTACCCGTTGCGGCGCGGGATTTTCGTGGACCAGTGTTTTGACATCGGGCGTATTGAAAATGTGCATCTGTGGCCGTTCTGGCGCACGAGCGAGAATCCGAAACAGGTCATGCAGTTTGTGCAGGAACACGGGGAAGCTTTCATCTTCGCCATGACCGACTGGCAGTATGTGGCCAATACCTTCTGCTGGGGCTACCGATACGGCTATCGTTTTACGGAGAACGGGCGCGGCGTCTGCAACGGCAACTTCGTGGGTATTGGCGCCGATGCATGCCACGTGTCCGTGCTTATCGACAACAGCGCCGCCTACGGGCTGCTGATCACCAACGGGGAATTTGTTGCCCTGTACGGAGAACATCCCACGCAGATTGTGGTAGGCCCGGACAATTCCGGGAGTATCCAGTTCAACAATTGCGCCTTTTGGGGCCCTTCGTATCAATGCGCGAAAGTGTCCGGGAAAGGATACATAAGTTTCCAGCAGTGCCACTTCCTGGAATGGGATTTTCAGGAAGGCGCGGCACCCGGCGTGGACGTGGTTTCGGGCATGGTCAACATTCAGGGGTGCCGGTTTGGAAAGGGCGCGAAATCCGTGCGACTGGGTAAGGCCGTGCGCGGCGCAGTCGTGACAGGGAATCTTCTTGCCGCAGCGGATATGGTGGAAATCGAGCCGGGCGCCACGGCGACCGTGGAAGCGAACGGCGTGGAGCGCCCGCCTCAAGAGCCCATTGCGGGCTCACGCGTAATCAGCGTGCTGGGCCCGAACGTCCGTCTGACGGAAGAATGGTGGGATTATGCGGGCCGCGGCACCTACATCGGGGTCGCTTATTTCAGCGTGCACAAGGACATCACGAATTCGTTTACCTGGCTGTTGGACGTGCAAGCGCCGGGAACCCACACCCTGTCCGCGTGGGTGCCCAAATGGGTGGCGCCCGTCAGCGGGCTAGGCCGCGCCATATACCGTGTGCGGCATGCGGGCGGCGATGCGACGGTGGAAGTGAATCAATCGGAACATGCCGAGTCCTGGGTGAACCTGGGCCAATATACGTTCGATGCGGAAAGCAGGGTGACCCTGGAAAACGCGGCGGGCGAAACCGTGCTCGCCGACTGCCTGCTGCTTACCCCTGCGGTAAAATCCACAACGCTTTGAGGGGTCGGTCGACGCAGACTATCTCCTGCTAAGTCCTCCTGCCACAACATCGGGGCTACGGGTTCCTGCCATGCAAAGACACTGTCGTGAATGCTTGCCGAAACCACACAAGAGGCATAGAATGGCGCTGTGCAGCATTGTGTTCGGGGTTGCCGCAGTGGCGGGAAGCGTGCGGCGGTCCGTGCGGGACGATTCAGAGCCGGACAATACGGCCGTTGAGGCTGTCAGAGGAGGCTGGTCTATGTGGACCCACGCGCGGCGGCTTTTGTGCGGCTTTCTTGGTCTGATCGTGCTGGCCTTGACGCCGGGGTGCATCATTAAAGTGCCCATCACGGACACGCAGTCGGTGCTCCTGCCGCAAGGCACATTCGACGCGTCCATCGGCGGACCGGGTCAGCAGGTGTTTCATCTCACGGTCCCGATTACGTCGTTGTGCAGCCTGCCGACGGCAAACGACGTTATCACCGAATTCCTTGAAAGCGGGCAGGGGCTGCCTGTGGCGCGGTTCCTGCTCGAAGCGGACCACGCCTGGGCAAAATCGTTCACATTCAAGTTTGACGGCGCCAATTTCGAACACAACGCGGAATTGACCGTGCGCGTCGTTGGGCCGGACGGCGAATGGGCGCGGCGCACCGTCACGGAAATCCTCCCGATTGCCGGACTGACGCTGAGCGCCACGCCCACCTCGCAGATCGACATATTACAGGCACAATTGCCGCCCGGCGAATGTCTGGACTTCGAGTTCATACTCACCGGCAGAAACCCGAGCGCGGACGTTTCGGTCGAGGTGCGCATGGAACTGGACGTGGAACTGCACACGCGCGGCTTCATTGATGCGG
The sequence above is drawn from the Candidatus Hydrogenedentota bacterium genome and encodes:
- a CDS encoding class I SAM-dependent methyltransferase; the protein is MSEKQWYELLFEDYGRTYDKEPYTQGTQGECDFIEKELRFDKSLKLLDVGCGTGRHAIELAKRGYQVTGIDLSESQLARAREKATEQQVSVEFLRHDARDLPFHAEFDAAIMLCEGGFSLMETDEMNFEILKSVTRALKDRATFLFTALNGLFPLCHSMEAFYAEAKLEGTSACRKNRFDLMTFRDFNIAEFVDDSGNKKTLSCNQRYYVPSEITWLLKTLGYARIEIFGAKLGAFSRDHSLTPENFEMLVVGHRQ
- a CDS encoding VapC toxin family PIN domain ribonuclease, whose amino-acid sequence is VYAHREDVDWHGAAYACIKQLAEGTTPWAIPWPCIHEFLAIATHPRIYAPPTPTDKALEQVDAWMESPSLVLLGETDGYWPYLRKLVQSGRIAGPMVHDARVASLCMQHGVREIWTADRDFGRFPGVRVRNPLL